The following DNA comes from Salminus brasiliensis chromosome 21, fSalBra1.hap2, whole genome shotgun sequence.
AACTTGATGCTAGAGATTTTTGTGTAACAGCAATGATGTCCTCATATTCTTATTCTTGTTATTTGCCATAACACATCCATTCAAACAtaattttttaatgtattataaTGACAACAGGTAAtacagactctctctctttctccctcacatacacatacacacttctgCATCTCtctggaattaaaaaaaaaaaaaagcctctatAAAACGTCTCATACATCCCAGTCACAGACTGGTCCAAtctgcagacagaaatagagaTGTATGACACTCTAGACTGAAGTGAGCACTGTGGTAATGAAATGAGCTCGGCTAAGGAAGATGAAATGCTGTTGAAATGCTAACAGCAGCAGCCACTCACCGCCCTGATGAAGCGGCTGTCTGTAGCAGCTGGAAAAATCTCCTTCTGCAGCGTCATGTTCCTGTCAGAGACACAGTTCAATGGTTCATCACAGCAGCAGAGTCCATGCCACTCCATATTAGAGCGAGTCTTATACTTTCTTCACAAGTTTGTGGGTTCTGTTACTGTATGGCTCACTGTTATCAAGAAACATGGACTAAAGTACATTAGCCAAGCTGAAAACAATTTAAACGCCACCCTGTCTTGTTGGATATACAGTGCGGCGTAAAGATCTTACACAATCAATCATTTTTCTTGGCAAGTATGCCTTTCCCTGTAAGAAGGATACAGTGTCATTGACAATGTCACACAGTATCACTGATGCAAAGCACAGAGAGCTATTTGAGTACACACATCTTGTGAAAAATCTTCAGCCTGCTAAACGCGAGTAAGTTAAAAGCCAGGTCTTTCAGATGCTTCatatttaaaacactgtataacaGAAGACAGACATTCTTCATTCttcagtaatttttttttatgtaactctgtaaatgtaattttttacaATCCCTGCAGTGAAGTGGCCATTCAGCCGGAAGACCCCCctcaactgtgttttttttcctataTCCAGTAATTTCAGTATATTCTTTTTTGAATCAGTAATTATACAACAATAATTACACAAAACTGTTTGTTTATTCCTAAGTTATAAGAATGAGGAAGCCTTAAACCACTGTTGGTTCTGTGCATCTTGAGAAACTACCCCTTTAACCATAAGGAGTTTGGTCTGGTGCGGTTTAAGGTGTCTGTCTCAGTCTATTTTCATTCTATTCTACTTTCTTATTTAATATTAGAAAATAGTTTGGTTTGTTAGAGGGATGGTTTCTTACATGGCTTTGCAGGTGGAACTGAAAGCATGCCACCAGGGGTCACTGTCCTCTGTGGAGGTGGTGTTCTGGTGCATAAATTTCTGTTAATGAGAGCGAGAGGAAggggaaagaaaaccaaaacaaatCACTGACCAGTCATTAACTATAAAATACAACAGATGGTGGTTATTTGAGGTTTTTCACTGACCTGCGCAAATGTATATGTGATGCCCTCACCAGCTTCCGCACACCAGGCCTTAATCTGCTCCTCAAACTcctgcagagaaacacacatacatgccaTGTTTACAGCTCTGCTGTGCAGGTTAGTGTTACCTGGTTTTGAATTTAACTCAGGCGtgttggagcagggaaaacagAAGAATGGCTAGAAACCAGTACATCTAAAGAGTTGAAGCAGTTTAGTGAAATTCTCTGAGGTGAACAAATTAGcctaaaacagaaaaataaaatcaccccagcagtcagtcagtcagtcagtcatccCCTCAATGTTTTTATACAAATACACACCTGTAGATTGACAGTGGGTGGAATTCTTATATCAAAGCTGACATCCATCTCAGCAGGTATTACATTGTAAGCCACGCCTCCACGCACCATTGTCATGTTAACAGTGGTGACATCACCCAGCGTGAAGCACTCAGACGTGTCCAAGCTGTAAAACGACACTCATCAGTATAAGAACAACCACATGAGGAAATGTGTTAACTGCATTAGTCTGCTCaccgctctttctctctggctctgAAGTCCAGGAACGAGTTGATGATCCTGCGCTGCAGAACACAACAGCAAACCCAGGCAAAGATCAGTCTTCTCAACACGCTTTCCAACAAACTAAAAACTGCAGAATAATCAATTATGCTTACAGTCAAGCAATCTGCTTACTAGTAGTTCCAGATACAAGCACAGCTTTAACAGTCTCTGGTAGAAATAATGACTATATTTTCTCCCCAATGTAGTCTTTCCTAGTTCCCCCACTATCTAGAACTCCACAGACTGCATGATTGCTAGGTCCTCCTCCAAGACATGTGAAGGTTCCCCAcgtcttttttgtttgtttggtttttttgcTGCCAACGTAAcaccactggagctcaacaTGCTTTGAACCTGCCATTCGAGAGTtacttctcttttttattttatttgatacaTGGTTGCCTCTGCATTCCAATAGAATCTGTAAAGACGTACTCCCACCATGCCATTACTTTTGAAACAAGCATCAGAGCGTTTGGACGGGATTGGATGGCGCTCCATCAATTCTTCTGGGGTGAGgaggggagttggggataaggtgggttagtgatcatccaacatcaccaACCCCTACTCACAAACCTTTTACAGTACTCTGCGAACATCTAAGGGCGAATATGTCCTACAAGAGGCTGGATGTTGATTTGACTTTGAATTCATGGGCTGGATGACTCCAGTGCATGAGTTATGAGTCCTGGGATTTGCTGGCTCACGCTGAAGTGGCAACAAAGcctttaaaatgaattaaacagcaaacatacacacagagctGTAAGGTTACCCACCAATTTTTCTGCAGCCGTGTTCTCCACAAACCTGGAGCCATGACCTGGACTGCCTGGACAGTGAACAGTGATCCCTACAGCACACAGGGGGCAATgtgagagaacacacacacacacacacacacacacacacacacacacacgtttcagTTCCAGTTgatctgcgcacacacacacacacactcagataagTAGCTTAGAGCTGGACACTTACACCACGGGTTCCTCTCTCCATAAAACACAGTGAACGCTTCAGTGGGGTTGGCCAGACctgtcagaacacacacacacagtgacaaaaCAAGCGGAAACTGTATGTCTTGGAAAGTGAACACAGGCCAAACACAGAGCACAGCTGGACCCCTGAGTTACTGAGCTCAACTTACAAACATTTGGCTCTTAAGAACTTAAGACAGTTCAGCAGAACACAGTTACAGGGAGAGAAGCTCAGGACTATTCTTAACCCAGCCGCTATTATACATATTTTGCAGCGCTCAAAATAAAGATATACAATCGTATACAAGAAGTTGCAGCACCCCTGCTCAAACCTAAACATGACATTTTTCCACATTTTAGACACAGTTCCTATTTATTTTCTGCATTTAACAGATTgatataaatactttttttgctttttaccATAATCGTatacttatttacatttaaaacatcaaCTATGCAtctcatttgaccaggggtgcacaatctactactactacaaccactacaCAAACTACTACTGCAGTATCACTTCTTCAATTAAGTTGTACTTCAGGATATTCCAGCAGGTTTAGGGAACTGCTGCTGGTCTATGCTATTAAAGGTTTAAACTTGGCAATCTTGAATATGGAATTTCTTCTGCACATTTCAGACATCTCAATGCAAAAGGCAACTGAGGCTGGTCAAATTAGTCTTTTTTGTTGGGCACGAGACACACAAAAATCAAATGTGTTACAAAATGACAATTCTAAAGATTCCTAAGGGTTGAAGTCAGGTGTGCTGGagcagacaagacaagacaagacctGGTTACAGCCTATCGAGAACTGAATGGTAATGTCCAACCAGATAAGTTAATGAGCAGCTAATTGGTTTATTTGTTTACCCTCATCCAGCGCAAAACCAACGTTGAGCTTCTGAAACTCTGGATGGTTTATAAATGTCTCCATCCCTTTATGACCTCCGACCTCCTCATCTGCAAATAAAACAGACTGGCATTTACAGACGTTGCTGGAGCGGCGCTGCAACAGAGCAAAGGGCAACATCCATTAGCTGGGATTAACCCAAAGACACATAAACATATGAAGAGACCTACATAGCTGCTGACGTCAGAACAATCACCATTACTGCACAGTGACCTGATCTCAATGATTCAAGCTGAGCGCAGCTATTTTAGCAATGATACATGTTTACATCGCAGCAAACAGTGATTGCGAACTGGTTGGtttaagtaaaaaataataaataaataaataaataaataaaaagcccgGAGTCCCAATTCTTAATCAGAATATCGGCTAATTTGGCCACTTTAGGTTACGTACAATGAACAACAAACTTTCAACTTGGCAGTAACATGCACTACTATTACATAAACTGTAGATAAATAGTCATACTGATATGACTGATATATTTAGTGAACAGTTATTTATGGACATACCCTCAGAAAACACAGCCTCAATGAACATGTTGAGATGACTGTTGTACCAAAGTTACAAAACACTTGTGAAACTATGTGTGTGAATCTGTGTAAAAGGTTAACTGCACAGCTTTAAAAAGTTACAAGAGGAactaattaactttttttttttttacacagtatCTGCCGTTactctttgaattattagctaGTGAGTTCTGCAAACATTACCAAACATATACTGATATTACCTGGGACAAAAGATAAGTGGATGGTTCGGGGAAATCGCTTCCCTGCAGCTTTTACACGACGAATGGCTTCAATATACCTGCAGAGATCAAACACAAGAACTATATATAGATAAAAAATGGAAAGCAGTGTCTCTGTGAATCCTGTAGTGATGTAGAGCTGCGCTCACTGTATAGTGACACTCTTCATGTCCTGAGTTCCTCTCCCAAAGATGTTTCCATCAGCATCCTTCACAGCAGCAAATGCATCATACTTCCAGTGTTCCTGCAGGAGAAGACCCAGAAACCACAGATCATTTAATGCTGCAGTTTTTAAGCAACAGTTAGTATTTAGTAAAattctgttttttaaatcatttattatttatcctcagttttgtatttatttacatttacatttactgcatttagctgatgctcttatccagagcgacttacaaggttactcgtattacagaggcgggccaatgtagtgttaggagtcttgccaaaggactcttaatggtgtagcacagtcacccagactgggaatcgaaccctccatctcccacatggtgcaaTATCTCattggcagatagtggtgttatctgttgcgccacaccaaccacatttatGTAATTGCATATTTCAATTAAGCTATGATGAGCCTCGATATCACAAAGTTTCTTTGTGGGTATTTTGTACAGTCTGCAGAATACTGAAAAGGGCTTCTATAAAGGACCATCTACAAAAGGGTTTCCACCAATCCAATAAAACCTTCACTATTCATTTTAGTTATCAATCATTAATGCAgagctactatgaattatttggtaacagtATAGTATGCTTTGTGGCGTTCCtctgggttctattttaggatcTATGAAACCCTAAATGGTGATGTTAATTGTGAGAGTACTGCAATAATGGTGGGTGAAGAACTGAAGGGTGGACCTACGTACAGGGTTTAAGGaattaaccaggcaaagaaccagtTAAACATCCAAACGATTCCTGAGATGTGATGTTGCACAGCCTTTATTAAAAAACCCTTTAAGCCTTACCTGATAGACAGGGACTACATCAGTGTGAGAGTTGAGGAGGACAGACTTTAGAGCTGGATTAGTTCCCGTCCATGTCAAGATGGTCACCACTCTACCAGGACACACCTGAGGGAGAGAGGGtttatatacttttttaaaagaattattTACTTCTGAGATTTAATGACACATGGCAGAACTAAGAGGTAAGACATTATTTGGACAAAATTAGCCAAAATCCTCTCCTTCTCTAGTGACAAGATGTTTTTTAAGCCACGTTGATAAATGTACAGTGAAcacgagtgtgagtgtgagttttAAAAGAGATAATGAATTAAAGTGAGGGTGCTCTTGTTACACTGCTCTGCAGTCTAGGAAACGGATAATGAAGACCCTCCTGGCCTACTCATAATGAGTACCTCAATCTTCTTCATAGGCAAACCAAGCTCCTCCGAAATTCTGGCGAGGAACTTAAGAGCAGCATctgtaattaaacacacacgcaaacatacacacacacatacatagctGTGTGACCAAACAGCAACAATAAAAGAGCGGAGCAGACAGCTGACCACACCACTGCTCAGCTCAGCTGTTTTTACCTGCACATTCAGCACATCCTCTTATTGCATCATCTCAGAAACAGTGGCACTATCTGCCCTACACTCTAAAGGCCAACTTACACTGTTAATAAACTCAAACTAAAGTCAACCGACTGATAGTCTCTTTAAAAGAGGATGCAACAGTTCCAAAATAGATTTTTACACACAGTACTGCACAGATATTTTAGGCAcataatcacattatttaaaataattatttttaagtaACAGAATTAGAACAGATGCACaaataaacaagaataaaacagtaaacataaatacaggtaaacataaacacacaaaaaaagaaacaagaatttctcattttaaagaaagtagttgagatcttgggAGCTAGTCTAAagaaagcttggttccaggtttctcctggacgtccCCAGCCAGCACAACAGGGACGTGTACAGcttcaccagcagcagcagttctcctgatttaccatcattaagaaCTGATTTACTAAACCAGGTGCTGGATGAGAACTATACCTAATACTAGACTctatgaggagaactttggaggtgtTTTAATgtacacagtgatgtaaaatcacGACTGTCTATGTTTTTTTAGAGCTTATTCTTATTCTATTCATATtcttaagtgttttacagaggaATCAAACATTTACTGCCCGGATAAGGAGCTTTTTTCAGTCCGTCTTCACAGGTgattttgcacagtactgtttaTGATGCGGTGCTTTAGTTACCGTAGTCTGGCTCTGGGTGAACAGTCTTCAGCTGGAGATATTCCCTGAACAGAGACACAGCGGGGTCTTCTTTAACACCCTGCGTGCCCCCTCCTCCACTCGGCCCGTCCTGATCTGGCAGCATACCGTCTGTGTCATGGTTAAAAAACAGGTGGATTATTAACCAGAATCCAGCAATAAAACAGAGTTATAAAGCGATGACCGGCCACTGCTGCGTCAGCAGATCCGCATTGCATGAAGGGTTTCAGCACTTTAAAGAAGA
Coding sequences within:
- the LOC140543236 gene encoding aminoacylase-1-like; this encodes MLPDQDGPSGGGGTQGVKEDPAVSLFREYLQLKTVHPEPDYDAALKFLARISEELGLPMKKIEVCPGRVVTILTWTGTNPALKSVLLNSHTDVVPVYQEHWKYDAFAAVKDADGNIFGRGTQDMKSVTIQYIEAIRRVKAAGKRFPRTIHLSFVPDEEVGGHKGMETFINHPEFQKLNVGFALDEGLANPTEAFTVFYGERNPWWITVHCPGSPGHGSRFVENTAAEKLRRIINSFLDFRAREKERLDTSECFTLGDVTTVNMTMVRGGVAYNVIPAEMDVSFDIRIPPTVNLQEFEEQIKAWCAEAGEGITYTFAQKFMHQNTTSTEDSDPWWHAFSSTCKAMNMTLQKEIFPAATDSRFIRAAGLPAIGFSPMNCTPILLHDHNEFLNEGVFLKGITVYERLLPVLASVPSQKGEE